One genomic region from Tachysurus vachellii isolate PV-2020 chromosome 22, HZAU_Pvac_v1, whole genome shotgun sequence encodes:
- the timeless gene encoding protein timeless homolog — MMNCELLATCSALGCLEGDKYHKEPDCLESVKDLIRYLRHEDETRDVRQQLGAGKILQNDLLFIITQHGQDKPLFDACIRLMVNLTQPALLCFGKTPNDAVFRNHFLQIVTYLQGYKEAFANEKVFTVLSETLYNLLQLDWEQRQEEDNLLIERILLLVRNVLHVPADPTEEKNVDDDASVHDKLLWSIHMSGMDDLLKFLASSQSEQQWSMHVLEIISLMFRDQTPEILVSAGQSRSTQEKQKDTQELEALRQKELAEKRSRTLQRGTRHSRFRGSYVVQGLKSIGEKDVIFHQGLHNFKNYSHDSGKAVRRVPKRKQTARDTETQRRSVLNVRLFLREFCIDFLENCYNRLMYLVKESLIREQGQQHDETYYLWALSFFMAFNRGNGCRAELVSETLSIRTFHFIEKNITNYYEMMLTDRKEATSWSRRMHLALKAYQELLMTINEMDHSKDENIRQSANVIKTNIFYLMEFREIFLTLLRKFDERMQPRSFLRDLVESTHLFLRMLERFCKGRNNLLVQKKKTKRRKKKKSSSTQIENTPEALEETWQIVSQELRTSGFQLSEALREGVVPFDATSAVPVTEQRTEATIRIQDALLARTGPEALGLLRAAREVWPEGDVFGSAEVEPEEELDLLKQILFAELPRPAQAEPAIDEVEEGAELDEEDELETVQVSETEFNFLDFIKRFANPNIVRPYLVLLRSYSTNTPHTNHCIARMLYRVAVDLKMDALLFQLSVFHLFNKIFTDPAASAYKELLTFAKYVVNRFFSLTTHNSKAFIELLFWKNVHNVRQMTEGYSADDDGANKKVIWTPEEEEELRRLYEEHKDSGVPDIVETILPLLGTERTRRQVLIQMVSMGLVDSVKDLKKDRKGTHIVLWTEEQEQELQMLFEEYKDSDDVLGNILKRLTAKRSRARVVDKIISMGLVSERKELYKKRRRSTAGKSRGMTEEDFFADFSGEPRDDMIHRDEEQDEELEEDDDDDDRDEGEKEEIRPVRQKKVNKRESVVGKNVSVESMAQRLQGEGMSGPILWLQNCLNRAADDREEDGVSHPVALVPLTEENEDAMENKKFQRLLCKVGIRAPADEQESFWRIPSTMSIYQLRSIARSLDQVEESEVKVQEEIETGMTVSPELEQNNDADLDSQELRSQALRALLLARQRKRPSEDTKKKSSDVEATYESKAQSSAAFEGKTSGKRSRVLDSDDDEVERGEASPKMNIETEGGNQSDEETHSAPAKRRCHRVLSDDDDEDPST, encoded by the exons ATGATGAACTGTGAGCTGTTGGCCACTTGCAGTGCTCTTGGGTGTCTGGAGGGGGATAAATATCACAAAGAGCCTGACTGCTTGG AGAGTGTTAAGGATCTGATTCGATACCTGAGGCATGAGGATGAGACAAGGGACGTAAGACAGCAGCTGGGAGCTGGAAAGATCCTCCAGAATGACCTTTTATTTATCATAACACAGCATGGACAGGACAAGCCTCTGTTTGATGCCTGCATCAG GCTCATGGTAAACTTGACCCAGCCTGCACTTCTCTGCTTTGGAAAAACCCCAAATGATGCCGTTTTTCGAAACCATTTCCTCCAAATTGTGACTTATCTTCAGGGATACAAGGAG GCGTTTGCCAATGAGAAAGTGTTTACAGTCCTGAGTGAGACGTTGTACAACCTGCTGCAACTG GATTGGGAACAGAGGCAGGAGGAGGATAACTTGTTGATTGAGAGGATTCTGCTGCTTGTTAGGAATGTACTACATGTCCCTGCTGACCCTACTGAGGAAAAG AATGTGGATGATGATGCCAGTGTACACGATAAGCTGTTGTGGTCAATCCATATGAGCGGGATGGATGACCTGCTCAAATTTCTGGCCAGTTCTCAGAGTGAGCAGCAGTGGAGCATGCATGTGCTGGAGATCATCTCACTCATGTTTAGAGACCAG ACTCCTGAGATACTGGTAAGTGCAGGACAAAGCCGCTCCACACAGGAgaaacaaaaagacacacaagaaCTAGAAGCTCTCAGACAGAAAGAGCTGGCAGAGAAACGGAGCCGCACGCTACAAAGAGGAACCAG GCATTCGCGTTTTCGAGGCTCATATGTGGTCCAGGGATTAAAGTCTATTGGTGAGAAAGATGTCATTTTCCACCAAGGACTCCACAAT TTTAAGAACTATTCTCATGACTCTGGGAAGGCCGTGAGGCGTGTGCCCAAGCGTAAACAGACAGCCCGAGACACCGAGACCCAGCGCCGCTCTGTTCTGAATGTGCGGCTCTTCCTGCGTGAATTCTGTATAGACTTCCTGGAAAACTGCTACAATAGACTCATGTACCTTGTCAAG GAGTCATTAATTCGTGAACAGGGCCAGCAGCATGATGAAACGTATTACCTGTGGGCTCTGAGCTTCTTTATGGCCTTTAATCGTGGAAATGGTTGCAGGGCTGAACTTGTCTCTGAGACGCTCTCCATCCGTACCTTTCACTTCATAGAGAAGAACATCACCAACTACTATGAGATGATGCTCACTGACCGCAAAGAGGCCACATCATGGTCTCGCAG GATGCATTTGGCTTTGAAAGCTTACCAAGAACTCTTGATGACTATAAATGAAATGGATCACTCTAAAGATGAGAACATCCGCCAGAGTGCAAATGTTATCAAGA CTAATATTTTCTATCTGATGGAgttcagggagattttcctcaccctCTTACGGAAGTTTGATGAGAGAATGCAGCCGCGCTCATTTCTGCGCGATCTGGTAGAATCCACGCATCTGTTTTTACGAATGCTTGAACGTTTCTGCAAGGGCCGGAACAATCTGCTTGTGCAG aaaaaaaagacaaaaaggagaaagaagaaaaagagttCATCTACACAGATAGAGAATACTCCTGAAGCACTGGAGGAAACATGGCAAATTGTGTCTCAGGAGCTCAGGACCTCTGGCTTTCAG TTATCAGAAGCTCTACGAGAGGGTGTGGTGCCCTTTGATGCTACCTCTGCGGTTCCTGTTACTGAGCAGAGGACTGAAGCAACGATTCGTATTCAGGATGCTTTGCTGGCCCGCACTGGGCCAGAAGCACTCGGGTTACTTCGAGCTGCACG CGAGGTGTGGCCAGAGGGAGATGTGTTTGGTTCAGCGGAGGTGGAACCTGAGGAAGAGCTTGATCTTCTGAAGCAGATTCTCTTTGCTGAACTTCCCA GACCAGCTCAGGCTGAACCTGCAATTGATGAGGTTGAGGAAGGGGCAGAACTGGATGAGGAAGATGAACTGGAGACTGTGCAGGTGTCAGAAACAGAGTTCAACTTTTTGGATTTTATCAAGAG GTTTGCAAATCCAAACATTGTTCGGCCATATTTGGTGTTGCTCCGCTCATACTCAACAAACACCCCGCATACCAACCACTGCATTGCCCGTATGCTTTACCGTGTTGCTGTGGATCTGAAGATGGATGCTTTGCTTTTCCAGCTTTCTGTCTTCCACCTCTTCAATAAAATCTTCACTGACCCTGCTGCCTCAGCCTATAAG GAGCTGCTTACCTTTGCAAAGTATGTTGTGAACCGGTTCTTCTCTCTTACTACCCATAACAGCAAAGCCTTCATTGAGCTACTTTTCTGGAAGAATGTTCACAATGTAAGACAGATGACCGAGGGCTACAGTGcggatga TGATGGAGCTAATAAAAAAGTCATTTGGACaccagaggaagaagaggagctTCGACGACTATATGAAGAACACAAGGATTCTGGAG ttCCTGACATAGTGGAGACAATTTTGCCATTGCTTGGCACAGAACGCACCAGACGACAGGTTCTGATTCAAATGGTGTCTATGGGTCTTGTGGACAGCGTAAAGGACCTGAAGAAAGACAG AAAAGGTACTCATATTGTGCTCTGGACTGAGGAGCAAGAACAGGAGCTGCAAATGCTCTTTGAGGAATACAAAGACTCTGATG ATGTGCTGGGAAATATACTGAAGCGCCTGACTGCTAAGCGCTCCAGAGCACGAGTCGTGGATAAAATCATCAGCATGGGCCTGGTTTCTGAGCGCAAAGAGCTGTACAAGAAACGGCGACGTAGTACTGCTGGGAAAAGCCGGGGAATG ACTGAAGAAGACTTTTTTGCCGACTTTAGCGGAGAACCGAGAGATGATATGATTCACAGAGATGAGGAACAAGATGAAGAAttggaggaggatgatgatgacgatgatcgtgatgaaggagaaaaagaagaaattagacCTGTCCGCCAAAAGAAGGTCAACAAGCGAGAAAGTGTTGTGGGAAAAAACGTCAGTGTGGAATCTATGGCTCAGCGCTTACAGGGAGAAG GCATGTCAGGGCCGATCTTGTGGCTTCAGAACTGCCTGAACAGAGCAGCAGATGATCGGGAAGAAGATG GTGTTTCTCACCCTGTGGCACTGGTTCCTCTGACGGAGGAGAACGAAGACGCCATGGAGAACAAAAAATTTCAAAGGCTTCTTTGCAAAGTTGGCATCCGTGCACCAGCTGATGAACAG GAGTCTTTTTGGAGGATTCCTTCAACTATGAGCATCTATCAGCTACGGTCTATTGCAAGGTCTCTCGACCAGGTAGAGGAAAGCGAAGTCAAAGTTCAAGAGGAGATTGAAACAGGGATGACGGTGAGCCCTGAATTGGAGCAGAACAACGATGCAGACCTTGACTCACAGGAGCTTAGATCTCAGGCACTTCGAGCCTTGCTCCTGGCTCGCCAGAGGAAACGTCCCTCTGAGGACACCAAAA AAAAATCTTCTGATGTGGAGGCCACTTATGAAAGTAAAGCTCAAAG TTCTGCTGCTTTTGAAGGTAAAACCTCAGGAAAGAGGAGTCGTGTGTTggatagtgatgatgatgaggttgaGAGAG gtgAGGCTTCTCCTAAAATGAACATTGAAACTGAAGGAGGAAATCAATCTGATGAGGAAACTCACTCTGCTCCTGCTAAGCGAAGGTGCCACAGGGTGCTGagtgatgacgatgatgaagaCCCATCAACTTAA